In Oncorhynchus nerka isolate Pitt River unplaced genomic scaffold, Oner_Uvic_2.0 unplaced_scaffold_876, whole genome shotgun sequence, the DNA window AAACGAAATGCTCTCGCTAGCTGTCAATTCTGTTTGTtcattttctctctttccttccttggTCTAAAAACCAAAAACACACCAATACTAGTTTTTCCAGCACTATCCCATTACTGTAAGTGCATCACCCCAAAAACTTCCAGACATCTTTGCATCACAATTGTTTTCTAGGGCCCATCATTACTGTATTCAAGTATGTGAAAAGTATCACCCCTAAAATATTGATCCACATTCGGTCATAATGGTCTCAAATACAATAGAAAATGATTTCACCTCAAAAACCCGCTATCCTCAATCAATTCCTACAGGATCAGGCGAACAGAATGTGTCTGGGGGGGATTTTATTTCATTACACCCCTCCCTCCGTATTAAACTAGGGGAGTGTTATGAGACGGACGCCATCAGCGGGCCCTGCCATCACTCTCACGGTGGTCGGCCCTGGTGCTTTGTGGGTAATCGATCTTCACCGTCCAGAGACGGTCTCCATAATTGGTTAAAATGACCGGGGTGCAGAGAGGGATgactctctcaccccctctctcgctctctctgctgaaAACCATTTCCCAGCTCTGGCTTGGAGCCGAGCCAAGCCCGGGGTTGTTCGGATGCGTTCCAGCCCCAGCCTGACTGGCAGCAATTACGGGGTGTCTGAGCCAAGCTCAGCTTGCGCTCCGCACAAACACCCCTAATTACTGCCAATTAGGCTAGGCGGGTAGGCAGATTGGAGAAGCCGGGGGGATGTTCAGGCATGGGTGGGCATGGAAACTATTTTCAAGGGCTTAGAAAACGTGACTGGATGAAAAGGTTAATACTTTGGagtgtggggagggagggaggacggtgaaggaggggagagaaggataaTAACAAAAGAAAGGAAAAGGGGGAGGGAGTGAATGCCCCCTCCTGGTTTCCTGGTTCTATTTTCTCACCTCCAGCGACGAGCCGGGTTTCTTTTTCAGCTCCTCACATTTCCTGAACTTGCAGATCTGGTGGCCCGTCTTACGGTTCCGACAACTGCTGCACACGCCGCAGTTGATTAGCCGCCGGCAGGGCGCGCACACCCCGCACCGCTTCCTTTTCTTCTTCGCTGGGTTCCCGCCGGACGCAGAGGAATTATTCTGTGGGCAGTCTGCCAGATTGGCAATTTGAAACGCACTGTCTGTAACGGCTGCCGAGGCTGCGGGGGAGTGAAGGGCTGTCATGACGATGACCCCGGGAGGTAATGAGATGCCCCCTAAAGCCGGAATGGCGGAAAAAGTTCCGACACGTTCCTGGAGATTCATTATCTCTGCTTCGCCGGCGCCGCATTTCAGCTTGTTCATGCATTCTCCCGCTAAAGGTCTGCAGTGTTCGGGGGATAAGGTAGAGAGGAAATTATTATTTGCCATTTGCTGTAGCGTTTCTGGCGGCACGCCATGCTTCCCCGGCCTCTGGGAGTCATTCCTGTGCATGCTGGTCCTATTAGGGTTTATTGTGGCCGATTTCCTCCCCCAGAGCATGGCGTTATCGCAGTTCCACGGGGACATGCCTATCCGGGCACTGGGGAAAATGGGGGTCGTGATGCGGGCGATCTTGGCCGTCTGGCCGAACGCGCCGTTGGTTTTGTAAAAGTTTGCGAAAGAGCGGTACCGTTCCATCTCGGCGTTATAATCCAAAAGTTGGCTTAATCCACCATCCTGGAGGTTCTGCAAGTTCTGCAGGTTCTGCAGGTTCTGAAGGTTATCCTTTTGTAAGAGAGACACATCTGCGTTCTGTCCGGTCTCAATGCAGAGAGCATTGTTTATATTAGACATGGCTGGGGGACGGTTGAGCAGGGTTCACTGGGGAAGAGTCCGGGGTCGCCGTCAACGGTGGCCTTCGTCAAACTAGAAGCTGCTGGTTACCACCAACAATATGTTACCATCCTGCTTCTGTCTCCTCCAGCACTAGAACACAAAGAACAAACAATTACAGACACAACAGGAAAACAACATCCTCAGCCTAATCCATTTCCATTTTTCCATGAGATAAAAAGCAGATAAAAGACGTTTGACAAATCAGCTGGCATGTCATTCATTTTCTTCTTTCCGACTATTTTAGAATGAAACGCATCTCAAACTATTGCGAGCAGATCCTTATCTGGTGACAATAATATAATAGCTGTGACACACCAACATGTCATAACGGGATACAGGAATTAGCATGCTCGAGAAGACAGCACTAGCTTCGTGTCAGAGAGAATGTcaagagatttttttttaaatacggtTGTCAAAGGATTCCTGGATATATTGAAATAAGTCTTATCAATTCTGTATTTGATGGTATATTCTGGCAGAGGATAAACAAATACATATGGATGGGATATAAACGACACCAGTCACTTTaacaatataaacacaatattcaACCAAAAAGTATCATCCATGCTCACTGAAACTAACTACTCTGGAACGTCAACACAAAACCAACCTGTGTAAACCCACTCCCGTTCGGCCTCTTAATAGCACCTGCTTTTCATTCATGGATCCCGGGTTCTATTACACTGACAGCGGAGAGAGACCACCACTGGTGCATTTCAATCCAACCCGTGAAGCCACAGACAGACCTCCACAGACAACCGTAGTGTCAAGTGCCTTAGGGGGGGGAGAGTCcatttcctctcttccctccctctctccctctctctcccccagtctgtctGGAATTGGTTTCCACTGATAAAAGCCCCATTAGAcacttctctctttccccctccctccattaACTTTTGCAGGCTCTTTCATTCTTTGTTTAATTGCCAAAGCCAATCCATTGCGGGTAAACACTGAAGCATTTTGAGTCTCTTCCATGGTACAACCCAACAGCTAGCTCCCAAAATGAATGATAAATATCCACACAGGAACAGTGGAACCACTGAGAGAGAACATATCTACAACTGCCCAGCAAGCAGTAATTGTGCTTACATCTCCTCTACCACAAAATGAAATGACTGAATTATGAAAATCATGCCAAATAATGGATTAACCGTTTTTGTTTGATTAATATTCAACTTGAGGACAAAGCTCAAATATATCATAATTTTTCTAAAATCACAATATTAAACAAATGTAATAGTAACGGTTTGaacacaatgacagcctacctgaTAATATGAAGCAAATATCCATACAAATGcataatatagatatagatagatagataagacAGATAGTAGGTGGAAACAAAAAACATGCCTTGGTGTGCCATCCCAAAAGCACCCCACCGCCACCAGTAAACAAAACCGGCCATGCCTCAATGATCGGCCCTGCTCGCAGTCATTATTACTTAATCAATTCACCCCAGGAGCAAAATAGGCAGCCCAAAGGCAATCAAGTCACGACTATCGATTCTCAGCCTGTAAACAAACTTTGGAAAGACAGAAATGTTCGATacttagagaaagagagggagggcgagagagggagacagagagaggagcacagtaGTGTACGTCCGATGACGACTGACGAGCCCTTGTGTGACTGCTGTGGTTTCCATTAATTATCGCTAGTCTGGTCTGTCGGAGACACTCGGAGACCAAAGGTCATGCAGAAACAATCCATAGAAGGCTCTGGACAGTACAAATAAACCGTTACAATCAATCCGACAGCGCCTGGATCACTTTACCGACAGCTTTAGCCGACGTAAATCGGGGGGGGGCAGAGgattcggggggggggggg includes these proteins:
- the LOC115115040 gene encoding CXXC-type zinc finger protein 4, whose amino-acid sequence is MSNINNALCIETGQNADVSLLQKDNLQNLQNLQNLQNLQDGGLSQLLDYNAEMERYRSFANFYKTNGAFGQTAKIARITTPIFPSARIGMSPWNCDNAMLWGRKSATINPNRTSMHRNDSQRPGKHGVPPETLQQMANNNFLSTLSPEHCRPLAGECMNKLKCGAGEAEIMNLQERVGTFSAIPALGGISLPPGVIVMTALHSPAASAAVTDSAFQIANLADCPQNNSSASGGNPAKKKRKRCGVCAPCRRLINCGVCSSCRNRKTGHQICKFRKCEELKKKPGSSLERTPVNNGEAFRWFF